Proteins from a genomic interval of Flammeovirgaceae bacterium SG7u.111:
- a CDS encoding universal stress protein produces MRIICPIDLGEASLNAINFAANIIQKTNGFLTLLHLEPGLPAMETEDFATDEMLQTKAAAIAQIENICEETEKSFGISCDALVRKAEMDDIVKIATKKEYDLLVMGTDGTSGLGDYLFGSNTSNIMEDCDIPILSVPSDYYDTVQKHIVFASEHKKGEKASIMQLVGYAQHVGARVTVLHVAHGSIVEDVNLIKDFRASISKQFGTSVDVKFKQVKGSGVEEALKEYIRKKDVDLLAMLTYHHNFFYNLFHESLSKKMTLLAQLPIMVFHQ; encoded by the coding sequence ATGAGAATCATATGCCCTATAGATCTCGGTGAAGCGTCGTTGAATGCTATCAACTTTGCTGCGAATATCATCCAAAAAACCAATGGTTTCTTAACCTTGCTCCATTTAGAACCTGGTTTGCCAGCTATGGAAACCGAAGATTTTGCTACAGATGAAATGCTTCAAACCAAAGCGGCAGCCATTGCTCAAATTGAAAATATTTGTGAGGAGACAGAAAAATCTTTTGGTATAAGCTGTGATGCTTTGGTGAGGAAAGCCGAGATGGATGATATTGTAAAAATTGCTACTAAAAAAGAGTACGACCTGCTGGTGATGGGGACAGATGGTACTTCTGGCCTAGGGGACTATCTGTTTGGAAGCAACACAAGCAACATTATGGAAGATTGTGATATCCCAATTCTTTCTGTTCCTTCAGATTATTATGATACTGTCCAGAAGCATATTGTATTTGCAAGTGAGCATAAGAAAGGTGAAAAGGCTAGCATAATGCAATTGGTAGGATATGCCCAGCATGTAGGAGCAAGGGTGACCGTTTTACATGTAGCCCACGGTTCTATTGTTGAAGACGTGAACTTGATTAAAGATTTCCGAGCAAGTATTTCCAAGCAATTTGGGACTTCGGTGGATGTGAAGTTTAAGCAAGTAAAAGGTTCAGGAGTAGAGGAAGCGCTGAAGGAATATATTAGAAAGAAAGATGTAGATTTGCTGGCGATGCTTACGTATCACCATAACTTTTTTTATAACCTTTTCCACGAAAGCCTAAGTAAAAAAATGACCCTTTTGGCTCAGTTGCCAATCATGGTTTTCCATCAATAA
- a CDS encoding L,D-transpeptidase family protein — protein sequence MKRLIFFILFFSISILPNIHAQDRMLGQDELVAQMKSVLKAYEKSDSIAVAGTHLFSKKVIPAFYAFREYVPAWTDPNTVAQAIASIKGAYKEGLNPEDYHLSKILKYRSRQNNTAKDAVFLDILLTDGVLLYASHLYNGKVDPVSLDSDWNLEKKRFGADTLNRLDDVIAKGGITEKLDGLKPQTPVYTNLKKQLEHYRVIVDKGGWQQIEDGETLKPGMDDKRVPAVRRRLFVEGFVLDTLMESDVPTTYFDKKLAQGVVKFQQVYGLDLDSAVGKGTLASLNVTAIQRVNQIRVNLERARWVTGNLGNDFLLVNIAGFELFLTKDNKEVWRTEVMVGKPYHKTPVFRGKMSYLVLNPTWTIPSGILANETIPKMRKDPGYLAKNNMVLMDNSGKKYPQSVLTPSQLQKNYLPYQVVQTPGPHNALGRVKFIFPNSHSVYLHDTPSKSLFSRASRAFSHGCIRVKDPLMLAKHLLADDAKWSEEEINKVIAKGDLTNVRLPKPLDVLLLYWTAGVESNGQVYFKEDVYDRDQFILDLLDEKRLVL from the coding sequence ATGAAACGATTAATTTTCTTTATCTTGTTTTTTAGTATTTCCATTCTTCCAAATATACATGCACAAGATCGAATGTTGGGACAGGATGAGTTAGTTGCTCAGATGAAAAGTGTGTTGAAAGCATATGAAAAAAGTGATTCTATTGCCGTAGCAGGGACTCACTTGTTTTCCAAAAAAGTAATTCCCGCTTTTTATGCTTTTAGAGAATATGTCCCGGCATGGACGGACCCAAATACAGTTGCCCAAGCAATTGCTTCTATCAAAGGTGCATATAAGGAAGGGCTCAATCCTGAGGACTATCATCTTTCAAAAATACTGAAGTACAGGTCAAGGCAAAACAATACGGCAAAAGACGCTGTGTTTTTGGATATTTTGTTAACTGATGGGGTATTGTTGTACGCTAGCCATCTTTACAATGGTAAGGTTGACCCTGTATCGTTAGATTCTGATTGGAACTTGGAAAAGAAACGCTTTGGGGCAGATACCCTTAACAGGTTGGACGATGTGATTGCAAAAGGGGGTATTACGGAAAAATTAGATGGTCTTAAACCACAAACACCAGTTTATACAAATCTAAAAAAGCAGTTGGAACACTATAGGGTGATTGTAGATAAAGGTGGTTGGCAACAGATAGAAGATGGAGAGACCTTGAAGCCGGGCATGGACGATAAACGAGTTCCAGCAGTGCGAAGAAGGCTTTTTGTGGAAGGGTTTGTACTTGATACGCTCATGGAAAGCGATGTGCCCACTACTTACTTCGATAAGAAGTTAGCCCAAGGAGTAGTGAAGTTCCAGCAAGTGTACGGACTAGATCTGGACAGCGCCGTAGGTAAAGGAACTTTGGCTTCGTTGAATGTTACTGCCATACAGCGTGTCAATCAGATTAGGGTGAATTTGGAGAGGGCAAGGTGGGTGACAGGTAACTTGGGCAATGATTTTCTGTTGGTAAATATCGCAGGTTTTGAGCTTTTTCTTACCAAAGATAACAAAGAGGTTTGGCGAACAGAAGTAATGGTAGGAAAGCCATACCATAAAACGCCTGTTTTTAGAGGTAAAATGAGCTATTTGGTTTTGAACCCTACTTGGACGATTCCTTCGGGTATTTTGGCGAATGAAACTATTCCCAAAATGAGGAAAGATCCTGGCTATTTAGCTAAAAACAATATGGTGTTGATGGACAATTCGGGCAAAAAATATCCGCAGTCGGTGCTTACGCCTAGCCAATTGCAAAAAAACTACTTGCCTTACCAAGTAGTTCAAACTCCAGGTCCGCATAATGCTTTGGGTAGGGTCAAATTCATATTTCCCAACTCACATTCGGTCTACCTTCATGATACTCCAAGTAAGAGCCTGTTTTCTAGGGCATCAAGAGCTTTTAGCCATGGATGTATAAGAGTAAAAGATCCGCTTATGTTGGCAAAACATTTATTGGCAGATGATGCAAAATGGTCGGAAGAAGAGATTAATAAAGTGATAGCGAAAGGTGACCTGACAAATGTACGCCTTCCCAAACCTCTCGACGTGCTTTTGCTCTACTGGACAGCAGGGGTGGAAAGCAACGGGCAAGTGTATTTTAAAGAGGATGTGTATGATAGAGATCAGTTTATCTTAGATCTACTAGATGAAAAAAGATTGGTTTTGTAA
- the nqrE gene encoding NADH:ubiquinone reductase (Na(+)-transporting) subunit E, whose amino-acid sequence MLELFNLGIKSIFIENMVFAYFLGMCSYLAVSKKVSTAMGLGIAVIFVLTITVPVNWLIYELILKEGALRWLPGVGEQFARVDLSFLQYIMFIAVIAAMVQLVEMSIEKFSPALYGSLGIFLPLIAVNCAILGSSLFMVPRGYSFSEATVFGFSSGIGWLLAIIALAAIREKMKYSNVPAPLRGLGITFIITGLMGLAFMSFMGISI is encoded by the coding sequence ATGTTAGAGTTATTCAACCTAGGAATAAAATCAATTTTCATCGAGAACATGGTATTTGCCTACTTCTTGGGAATGTGTTCTTACCTTGCCGTTTCTAAGAAAGTATCGACTGCTATGGGGCTTGGTATAGCAGTGATTTTCGTATTGACAATCACAGTGCCTGTAAACTGGTTGATCTACGAATTAATTTTGAAAGAAGGCGCTTTGCGTTGGTTGCCTGGCGTAGGGGAGCAATTTGCAAGAGTTGATTTGAGCTTCCTGCAATACATCATGTTCATTGCAGTTATTGCAGCAATGGTTCAGCTTGTAGAAATGAGTATTGAGAAGTTTTCACCAGCTCTTTATGGTTCTTTGGGTATCTTCTTGCCACTTATCGCTGTAAACTGTGCTATTCTTGGTTCTTCTCTTTTTATGGTACCAAGAGGCTACTCTTTCTCAGAAGCAACTGTTTTTGGATTTTCATCTGGAATAGGATGGTTATTAGCCATTATCGCTCTTGCAGCAATTCGTGAGAAAATGAAATATTCAAATGTACCTGCCCCTTTAAGAGGATTGGGTATAACGTTCATTATTACAGGTCTTATGGGCTTGGCGTTTATGTCGTTTATGGGGATTTCTATCTAA
- a CDS encoding NADH:ubiquinone reductase (Na(+)-transporting) subunit D yields MSTEALDTEVKVQKQSEALFSKRRRKIVSDPLDDDNPITVQVLGICSALAVTAKLEPTLVMSIAVMFVVVFSNLIISAIRNLIPQRIRIIVQLAIVASLVVLVDQILKAYLYEVSKVVGVYVGLIITNCIVMGRLEAFAMANKPYDSVLDGFGSSFGYAWVILAVAFFRELLGSGSLFDFKVFEAIGIDNFPTNGLMTSPVGAFILIGIIIWVQRWRNGYVEHN; encoded by the coding sequence ATGAGTACAGAAGCCCTAGATACGGAAGTAAAGGTTCAAAAACAGTCCGAAGCCTTATTCTCCAAAAGAAGAAGGAAAATTGTATCGGATCCTCTAGATGACGATAACCCCATTACAGTGCAGGTATTGGGTATTTGTTCTGCCTTGGCGGTAACAGCCAAACTAGAGCCTACCTTGGTAATGTCCATCGCTGTAATGTTTGTGGTAGTTTTCTCTAACTTGATCATCTCTGCCATAAGGAACCTTATTCCTCAGCGAATCAGGATCATTGTTCAGTTGGCCATTGTTGCATCATTGGTAGTATTGGTTGACCAAATATTGAAAGCCTATCTTTATGAAGTATCTAAAGTAGTAGGTGTATATGTTGGTCTTATTATAACCAACTGTATAGTAATGGGCCGTTTGGAAGCGTTTGCCATGGCAAATAAACCTTACGATTCGGTACTTGATGGTTTTGGAAGTTCATTTGGTTATGCTTGGGTGATCTTGGCAGTAGCTTTCTTCAGGGAATTGCTAGGTTCTGGGTCATTGTTCGATTTCAAAGTGTTTGAAGCTATTGGAATTGATAACTTCCCAACTAACGGTTTGATGACCTCTCCGGTAGGTGCATTTATCCTTATCGGTATCATTATATGGGTACAGAGATGGAGAAATGGTTATGTTGAGCATAATTAG
- the nqrC gene encoding NADH:ubiquinone reductase (Na(+)-transporting) subunit C translates to MQQSNGYIIGFSAILTVVLGGLLAFVAVSLKDRQQREVELETKKQILSAVMKTEGVAKSELEVIYNNRIKAVAVNIDGEEIEPKDKFGDSVTPDKVNIKNEYSKASEERTFPVFKYMSESDPNKVEAYILPMYGSGLWNDIWGYISVQSDLNTVAGVSFDHVGETPGLGARITTAEVQQRYQGKKLFDVSGELKSVMMVKGENHTGLGEHEVDGMSGATITGKGVNDMVTNYMSYYTSFFKSLK, encoded by the coding sequence GTGCAACAGTCTAACGGATATATCATTGGTTTTTCTGCTATCTTGACGGTAGTATTAGGTGGCCTACTGGCATTTGTAGCTGTATCTTTAAAAGATAGGCAGCAGAGAGAGGTTGAGCTAGAAACTAAAAAGCAAATCCTCAGTGCAGTTATGAAAACTGAAGGAGTGGCTAAAAGTGAGCTTGAGGTTATTTATAACAATAGGATCAAAGCGGTAGCGGTGAATATAGATGGAGAGGAAATTGAGCCAAAAGATAAATTTGGTGATTCTGTAACTCCTGATAAAGTTAATATCAAAAACGAATACAGTAAAGCTTCTGAAGAAAGAACTTTTCCTGTGTTCAAATACATGAGCGAGTCTGACCCAAACAAGGTAGAGGCTTATATTTTGCCAATGTACGGATCAGGGCTTTGGAATGACATCTGGGGATATATCTCAGTACAATCTGACCTAAATACAGTAGCTGGTGTTTCTTTTGACCACGTAGGTGAAACTCCTGGTTTGGGTGCAAGAATCACCACGGCAGAGGTGCAGCAGCGCTACCAAGGAAAAAAGCTTTTTGACGTAAGTGGAGAGCTTAAGTCTGTAATGATGGTGAAAGGTGAAAACCACACAGGTCTTGGCGAACACGAAGTGGATGGCATGTCAGGTGCAACCATTACTGGTAAAGGTGTGAACGACATGGTGACAAACTATATGAGCTATTATACCTCATTCTTTAAGAGCTTGAAGTAA
- a CDS encoding NADH:ubiquinone reductase (Na(+)-transporting) subunit B — MKFLEDLLNKQKPMFEKGGKLEKLHYLFEAGETFLFTPPTVAGKKGAQIRDAIDLKRLMITVVVALVPCLLFGIYNVGYQHYLALGQADASAVDMMTVGLIQVIPIILVSYTAGGLVEVAFGLIRKHPINEGFLVTGLLIPLIVPATIPLWQVALAAIFAVVIGKEVFGGTGMNILNVAMTARAFLYFAYPTEISGEIWTYLGDASTVEGFSGATFLGLAATASSEGIPVAQAVTEATSSWAAGMYDLPNLFMGFIPGSIGETSVLMCLIGAAVLVLTRVASGRVIFSVFVGAYLMGLLFNLISANEFMKIPAHYHLVIGGLAFGAVFMATDPVTCTQTATGKWIYGIMIGMLTVIIRVFNPAYPEGIMLAVLLMNVFAPLIDFYVIQANKKRRLQRATV, encoded by the coding sequence ATGAAGTTCCTCGAGGATTTATTAAATAAGCAAAAGCCTATGTTCGAGAAGGGAGGGAAGCTTGAAAAGCTTCACTACTTATTCGAAGCTGGTGAGACTTTTCTTTTTACCCCGCCTACAGTTGCAGGTAAAAAAGGTGCACAAATCAGAGATGCTATCGATTTGAAAAGGTTGATGATCACTGTAGTGGTAGCTTTGGTGCCATGTCTGCTATTTGGTATCTACAATGTAGGTTATCAGCACTATTTGGCTCTTGGTCAGGCTGATGCCTCAGCAGTGGATATGATGACAGTGGGGCTTATCCAAGTTATTCCTATTATCTTAGTTTCCTACACAGCAGGAGGTTTGGTTGAAGTTGCATTTGGTCTTATAAGAAAGCACCCAATTAATGAGGGCTTCTTGGTGACTGGTTTGCTTATTCCATTGATTGTTCCTGCTACTATCCCGCTTTGGCAAGTTGCTTTAGCGGCCATTTTTGCCGTAGTGATCGGTAAGGAAGTATTTGGTGGAACAGGGATGAATATATTGAACGTGGCAATGACTGCTAGAGCATTCTTATACTTTGCCTACCCTACAGAAATCTCTGGTGAAATATGGACTTATTTAGGAGATGCTTCGACCGTTGAAGGTTTTTCAGGAGCTACTTTCCTAGGGTTGGCTGCAACAGCTAGCTCCGAAGGAATACCAGTTGCTCAGGCTGTAACAGAAGCTACGTCGTCTTGGGCTGCCGGAATGTACGACCTCCCAAATCTATTTATGGGTTTTATACCAGGTTCAATTGGTGAAACATCTGTGTTGATGTGCTTGATAGGTGCAGCGGTCTTGGTTCTTACAAGAGTGGCAAGTGGAAGAGTTATATTCAGTGTGTTTGTTGGCGCTTATTTGATGGGCTTGCTTTTCAACCTCATCAGTGCTAATGAATTTATGAAAATTCCTGCCCACTATCACCTAGTGATTGGAGGTTTGGCTTTCGGTGCTGTATTTATGGCAACTGATCCAGTTACTTGTACACAAACAGCAACTGGCAAGTGGATTTATGGTATTATGATCGGTATGCTTACCGTAATTATAAGGGTGTTTAACCCTGCATACCCAGAAGGAATTATGTTGGCAGTTCTACTTATGAACGTCTTCGCTCCACTAATTGATTTTTACGTAATTCAAGCAAACAAAAAAAGGAGGTTACAACGTGCAACAGTCTAA
- a CDS encoding Na(+)-translocating NADH-quinone reductase subunit A, whose protein sequence is MSKSIKLNKGFTINLAGKAEKKIGNAGQAKTYAIKPTDFPAMERPKVLLKEGEKVKAGTPIMVDKKVPDVQYASPVSGEIVEIKRGDKRKLLEIIIKADGEMSYEEFPKYSVSDIANLKPAEIKDIMLKGGVWPNIIQRPFAVVANPEDTPKAIFISAFDSSPLAPDYDFIFKEQGRHFELGVEILSKLTSGPVHVNIDGQAEVSQLFIAPKSITVNKFSGKHPVGNVGVQIHHLDPINKGEVAWTINPFGVIQLGKLFAEGVYDASKIIAVAGSEVKAPQYYKTYTGACVEGFLENNLNSDHVRVISGNVLSGEKIDTDGYIGFYDHLLSVIPEGDKPRFIFGGGWLSPIKNRLSMHRAIGLLSFMNSSSKEYKLDSSLNGEERAFVVSGSFEKVVPMDILPTHLIKAIMAEDYDEMEALGIYEVAEEDLALCEFVDVSKHEVQKIVRQGIELMREV, encoded by the coding sequence ATGTCGAAAAGCATCAAACTAAATAAGGGTTTTACGATCAATTTGGCTGGTAAGGCAGAGAAAAAGATTGGGAATGCCGGACAAGCCAAAACTTATGCGATTAAACCAACAGACTTTCCAGCAATGGAAAGACCAAAGGTTTTGTTGAAAGAAGGCGAAAAAGTGAAGGCGGGTACTCCAATCATGGTTGACAAAAAAGTTCCTGATGTTCAGTATGCATCGCCTGTAAGTGGCGAGATAGTGGAGATCAAACGTGGGGACAAGCGCAAGCTTTTGGAAATCATTATCAAAGCTGATGGCGAAATGAGCTACGAAGAATTCCCGAAATACTCGGTTTCTGATATAGCTAATCTAAAACCTGCTGAGATAAAGGATATCATGTTGAAAGGAGGTGTATGGCCAAACATTATTCAGCGTCCGTTCGCTGTAGTTGCCAACCCAGAAGATACCCCTAAAGCAATATTTATCTCTGCTTTCGATTCTAGTCCACTCGCTCCAGATTACGATTTTATCTTCAAAGAGCAGGGAAGGCATTTCGAGCTAGGTGTTGAAATTCTTTCGAAACTGACTTCTGGGCCTGTTCATGTAAATATAGATGGTCAAGCGGAAGTGAGCCAGTTGTTTATCGCTCCTAAAAGCATCACGGTTAATAAATTCAGCGGAAAGCATCCTGTAGGAAACGTAGGTGTTCAAATCCACCACCTTGACCCTATCAATAAAGGAGAGGTGGCTTGGACGATAAACCCATTTGGTGTGATCCAGTTGGGTAAATTATTCGCCGAAGGAGTTTACGATGCTTCAAAGATTATTGCGGTAGCAGGTTCTGAAGTGAAAGCTCCTCAATACTACAAGACTTATACTGGAGCTTGTGTGGAAGGTTTCTTGGAAAATAACTTGAACAGCGACCATGTAAGGGTTATCTCTGGGAATGTGCTTTCAGGAGAAAAAATAGATACAGATGGATACATAGGTTTTTACGATCATTTGTTGAGCGTAATTCCCGAAGGTGATAAGCCAAGGTTTATTTTTGGGGGAGGTTGGTTAAGCCCTATCAAGAATAGATTGAGTATGCACAGGGCTATCGGTCTGCTTTCGTTTATGAACAGCTCTAGCAAAGAATACAAGTTGGATTCGAGCTTGAATGGTGAAGAAAGGGCATTTGTAGTGTCAGGTTCTTTCGAAAAGGTAGTTCCAATGGATATTTTGCCTACGCACCTGATCAAAGCTATAATGGCTGAAGATTATGATGAAATGGAAGCACTAGGTATTTATGAAGTAGCTGAAGAAGATTTGGCTCTTTGCGAATTTGTAGATGTTTCCAAGCACGAAGTCCAAAAGATAGTTCGTCAGGGCATCGAGCTAATGCGTGAAGTATAA
- a CDS encoding toxin-antitoxin system YwqK family antitoxin: protein MIRFSVLFSLACIQFSAFSQDLQKVLVYHDPNVLKAEYYIKGEDSNRIDGLYKQYYASSHSLEVEANYKDGIKDGVYKEYFENGNVKVEYSYDNGKIIGDYKKYNINGGELVTCTYVKGKIEGKMMKYYEDGSVESEVNFENGLRQGQMKQYYPSGKLMSVHEFMDDKRHGEVITYTEDGKVTQKGSYVDDKKEGVFYIYFADEKVSTESSFKADSLDGKTKKYYPDGKLMEETDYVSGVEHGLVLTYYPSGQLKTKAQFVEGKMNGNYESYFDNGQLETALKTIGGSSKSSFKRYDRSGALALEGTMLNGVMQGENIGYYPSGEVKHRYTYNEGKKVGTNYDYYESGEVQQLYNYKNGEIDYKAKTYYKSGKVESEKEIKEKLPFGTWKYYHENGNVKMEEPYAEGVLEGVKKQYHENGVVKLEELFYKGKIRGVSKHYHESGKLKSEVPYTNKGVVYGIVKNYYESGQVESQGKMYGEKKWGDWQYFDEEGKLLKTEKYEKGELKSTAEAN, encoded by the coding sequence ATGATTAGATTTTCGGTTCTTTTTTCATTAGCCTGTATCCAATTTTCCGCATTTTCGCAAGACCTCCAGAAAGTATTGGTCTATCATGACCCGAATGTACTCAAAGCGGAGTACTATATAAAGGGCGAAGATAGCAATAGAATAGATGGTTTGTACAAGCAGTACTATGCCAGTTCGCACAGCCTAGAAGTGGAGGCGAACTATAAGGATGGAATAAAAGACGGTGTGTACAAGGAGTATTTTGAGAATGGAAACGTGAAGGTGGAATACTCGTATGACAACGGGAAAATTATTGGTGATTATAAGAAATATAACATCAACGGCGGTGAGTTGGTGACTTGTACGTACGTGAAGGGGAAGATTGAAGGGAAAATGATGAAATATTACGAAGATGGTTCGGTGGAGTCGGAAGTGAACTTTGAAAATGGATTGAGGCAAGGGCAAATGAAGCAATATTACCCAAGTGGCAAGTTGATGTCGGTGCATGAGTTTATGGACGACAAGCGCCATGGAGAAGTGATTACCTATACGGAAGACGGAAAAGTGACGCAGAAAGGAAGTTATGTTGACGATAAGAAAGAAGGGGTTTTCTACATCTATTTTGCCGATGAAAAAGTAAGTACAGAAAGCAGTTTCAAAGCGGATTCTTTGGATGGAAAAACTAAGAAATACTATCCTGATGGAAAACTGATGGAAGAGACGGATTATGTGAGCGGAGTAGAGCATGGTTTGGTGCTTACGTATTATCCGAGCGGGCAGTTGAAAACCAAAGCACAGTTTGTGGAGGGGAAAATGAACGGGAACTACGAAAGCTATTTTGACAATGGACAGCTGGAAACAGCGCTTAAAACGATAGGTGGTTCTTCTAAAAGCTCTTTCAAGCGCTATGACCGCAGCGGTGCGCTTGCGCTGGAAGGAACGATGCTCAATGGGGTGATGCAAGGAGAAAATATTGGCTATTATCCTAGCGGAGAAGTAAAGCATCGCTATACGTACAACGAAGGCAAGAAAGTAGGCACAAACTACGATTACTACGAGAGCGGTGAGGTGCAGCAGTTGTACAACTACAAAAATGGAGAGATTGACTACAAGGCAAAGACGTATTATAAAAGCGGAAAGGTTGAGTCTGAAAAGGAAATTAAGGAAAAGCTGCCTTTTGGTACGTGGAAATATTACCACGAAAATGGCAACGTGAAAATGGAAGAGCCTTATGCAGAGGGCGTATTGGAAGGGGTGAAAAAGCAATACCACGAAAACGGGGTGGTGAAGCTGGAAGAGTTGTTTTACAAAGGGAAGATCAGAGGTGTGAGCAAACATTACCACGAATCGGGCAAGTTGAAGTCGGAAGTGCCTTATACTAATAAGGGAGTGGTGTATGGGATAGTAAAAAACTACTACGAGTCGGGGCAAGTGGAAAGCCAAGGCAAGATGTATGGGGAAAAGAAGTGGGGAGACTGGCAGTATTTTGACGAGGAAGGCAAGCTTTTGAAAACAGAGAAATACGAGAAAGGTGAGTTGAAAAGCACTGCGGAAGCGAACTAG
- a CDS encoding AMP-binding protein, protein MSYLNINNKRLSFEELKKLPLGAESDFETKTLKYCKNWLLGKKEFEISTSGSTGTPKIIKLQRAQMEASAHMTIQTFGLDANDHLLVNLHPSFIAGLMMLVRGLESRAEITVIEPTANPLENFSPEASFSFLALVPMQLQNIISNPQTKTIFEKAKAAIIGGAAVGSSLMKEIKNLKPALYSTYGMTETVTHIAIKRINGTQPDQYFQALPGIQLSQDKESCLCIKGKVTSGETIVTNDVVELFEGTKFNWTGRRDNIINSGGIKIQLEKVEAEAESILAKLGYEGKPVALAMPDEKLGEKLVLAIEQKKEALDLEQFKTQLKEALPSYHSPKEYFFVDQIPLTPTQKVDRIGLRKTLRKNRQQLNRFG, encoded by the coding sequence ATGTCATATCTCAACATAAATAACAAACGGCTTAGTTTCGAAGAACTCAAAAAACTGCCACTTGGCGCAGAGAGCGACTTTGAAACTAAAACACTCAAATACTGCAAAAATTGGTTGCTAGGTAAGAAAGAATTCGAAATTTCTACCTCAGGTTCTACGGGAACACCCAAAATCATCAAACTCCAACGAGCACAAATGGAAGCCTCCGCCCACATGACCATCCAGACTTTTGGGCTTGATGCAAATGACCATTTGCTCGTTAACCTCCACCCAAGTTTCATAGCAGGGCTGATGATGTTGGTACGAGGGCTGGAAAGCCGTGCAGAAATTACCGTGATAGAGCCTACTGCAAATCCATTGGAAAACTTCTCCCCAGAGGCATCCTTTTCCTTCCTTGCCCTCGTCCCGATGCAGCTCCAAAACATCATTTCCAACCCTCAAACAAAAACCATTTTTGAAAAGGCAAAAGCAGCCATCATTGGCGGGGCAGCCGTTGGGTCAAGTTTGATGAAAGAAATCAAAAACCTAAAGCCTGCCCTCTACAGCACCTACGGCATGACCGAAACCGTCACCCACATTGCTATAAAGCGAATAAACGGAACACAGCCCGACCAATATTTCCAAGCCCTACCTGGCATTCAACTTTCGCAAGACAAGGAAAGCTGTCTTTGCATAAAAGGAAAAGTCACAAGTGGAGAAACCATCGTCACCAACGATGTGGTGGAGCTTTTTGAAGGTACAAAATTCAATTGGACTGGCAGGCGTGACAACATCATCAACTCAGGTGGGATCAAAATCCAGCTGGAAAAAGTGGAAGCCGAAGCAGAGTCGATTTTGGCAAAACTTGGCTATGAAGGAAAACCCGTCGCACTCGCTATGCCCGATGAAAAACTTGGGGAAAAACTGGTGCTGGCAATTGAGCAAAAAAAAGAAGCGCTAGACCTCGAACAATTCAAAACGCAATTGAAAGAAGCCCTTCCCTCCTACCATTCCCCGAAAGAATATTTCTTTGTAGATCAAATTCCACTAACGCCTACGCAGAAGGTGGATAGGATTGGGTTGAGGAAAACACTTAGAAAAAACAGACAGCAATTGAATAGATTTGGATAA
- a CDS encoding DUF3127 domain-containing protein: MAFQVQGKIVEVYDTVQVTERFKKREFVIEVKDGNYAEFVKFQSVQDKCNMLDGLGAGDEVNVHFNLKGRPYTKNGTTTYFTNLDAWRIEKAGGGSQAPSADAAPAQGSAGGDDMTGMSFSEAPEDELPF, encoded by the coding sequence ATGGCATTTCAGGTTCAGGGGAAAATAGTGGAGGTATACGATACGGTACAGGTGACGGAAAGATTTAAAAAGAGAGAGTTCGTAATAGAGGTAAAAGATGGGAACTATGCGGAATTCGTGAAGTTTCAGTCGGTGCAAGATAAGTGCAACATGCTAGATGGATTGGGTGCTGGCGATGAGGTAAACGTACATTTCAATCTAAAAGGCAGGCCTTATACCAAAAACGGAACGACTACCTATTTCACCAACTTGGATGCTTGGAGGATAGAAAAAGCTGGCGGTGGGTCTCAAGCACCAAGTGCCGATGCTGCTCCTGCACAAGGCTCTGCTGGTGGAGATGACATGACGGGGATGAGTTTTTCGGAAGCTCCTGAGGACGAATTGCCGTTTTAG